The following is a genomic window from Polypterus senegalus isolate Bchr_013 chromosome 9, ASM1683550v1, whole genome shotgun sequence.
TTTTTCGAGTTTTCAGCCTGGATCTGGTTGGAAGTGAATGAGGATGAATTCCATGAATCATCAGACATGCAAAACTCACCCTGGCTTTCAGTTTCTACTGCTGATGTCCGTTTCGCTTTTGTCTTCTTGGCTTTCCTTGCTGTTAGAGTCTCACCATTTTGAGTTGACTCTAAAACCTCAGAGTTCTCAGTAATATTTCCTCCTGAAACATTTTTATGGGACAGCCTGCTCTTTTTTATGGATCCACATGAAGATGGCTCAAATTCCACCTCGGATCCATTCAGTTCAGATGTCAGTCTTTCCTTATTCCTGCTAGTTTCTGCATAGTTGATTTCTGATGGGACTGGAGTAACAGACTTATGAGGGGTCACCACAGAGTTCAAACCTGCTGCACCTTGCTTCTTTTTGGTTTTGTCCAGGACAGGACTTTGATTTTGTTCTCTCTGAGCAGGGGTGATCTCACAAGCTTCTTCCATGCTGGTATCCCTTGCTAGATTACAGCTTCGATGAAGCTCTGCTTTTCTGCCTGTCTTTTTAAAGTAGGGTGGACTGCAATCACCCATTTCAGAATCCCAAGTATCTTCATCAGATGACTGTACAATAAATTTCCATTTTGATGTATGCATTGTGGTCATTTCTCTCTTGTTTGTGGCTTTTTGTACCGTAACAGTATCATCATTTTCAGAGTTAGATAAACCACCTGCTGTTGAAGGTTCCTCATTCTCTGGCTGTGACTCCGAGCTTTCAcggcttgctttctttttctttgacacTTGATTGAGAAATGAGGGGCCATCTGCCTCCTTCTCCTCCAAAAAACTAAGAGAGAGCTCACTGGAAGCtttccgtttctttttctctttaaatctACTTACAGAGCAACTTTCATCTTTCTCTATTATGAAGGCTGGACCCAAATGTGTGTCATAAGTGACATCCAATGCCACATCCTGTGCCCTTGACTTCAGTTTCTTTCTGGATGTCTCATCTGTGAGCGAGCTCTCCTCTGCCAGTTTCTGCACCGACTTCTTTTTCTTGTGTGATAACGGAGTCATAAGATAATCATCTGCCTCTTTTTCCAGCACATCTGGACtcgtgttcttcttcttcttcttctggattGGGGTATGCAGTGCAAAAGTCCTCCACATTTCGTCTTGGGTATCATATAAAGGTATATCAGTACTGGAGCATTCCTCAGACTCGGCACCTTTCAGcttctttcttttcttacttCTAGACAACTTATTAGATGGGTCACACGCCTCAGCTCCATCGTAGTCCAGACATGTTTCAACCTTTTGCAGGTTCTCTGGCATTTCatcttgaaatagactttcttctgCATGCTCTTCCAAAGCATGCTTGTGCTTCTTCAGCTTTTTCTTTGATTGTATCAGGCCACTCGGGCTATAATCTACATTGTCATCTTCATGCTCAAGCATCTCCTGTGCAGCTTTATTCTTGAATTcctttttcttgtgctttttccCAGAAGTGGTCTTTCCATCAGAATCAGTAGACATGTTTAATCTCTCCTTTGGCTGCAATACAGATAAAACACagttacatacataaaaaaagaaaatcaccagACTAAGAGTATGAAGAATGCAAGCAGCATGAATACAGTCAACCCGGGTTCAAAAAAGGAAGGTCATGTTTTGACAAAAAGgaggaattctatgaggaagcaacaaaaggatatgatcaaagtggaatatacgagattattgatctggactttcagaaagagTTTGATAAggcgccacatgagaggctgggcattaAACTAAAAAGTGGCATTTCAggatgtggtgtgtagatgggtgctaAATTGGCTCAtcgggaagcagagggtgatagtgtgaggaacctcatcagatcTGGTTcacattaagagtggtgtccagcaggggtcagtgctggggctgctgctatttttaataaatattaaggatttggataggaatataagtaacaagctggttaagtttgccaATTATACCATGCTAGGAGGAGTGGCAGATCACATGGAACCCACTGAATTATTACagatggacttggacagcatacaggcttggggtGATTTGTGGAAgagaaaatttaatgtcagtaaatgtcaagtattacatataggaagttacgaatgttaggtttgaaaatgCAATGGGAGGAATGGAACTGAAACAACACCTTAAGAGAAGGATTCAGGAGTCATAGTAGAGTCCACAgtatcaactaccagacagtgttcagaagccattcttcttcttcttctttcggttgctcccgttaggggctgccacagcggatcatctaaaaaattgttgtctgcatattgatttggcaaaattttacaccggaagccattaagaaggctaaaagaatgccaagttatatagcaccttgatgtgtggagtataagtcacaggaggttatgctcaagcttttgaacgcactggtgaggcctcatccggAGAACAGGTTTGTTCTACAGAAAGGACAAAgcagtgctaaaaaaaaaaaaagtacaaagaagAGCGACTACGCGGATTCCAGGACTAGAGGAAATGACTTAATAAGGAAGGATCAAAAAAGCGGAGACattgcagtttaagcaaaagaagattatgaggagacatgattgaagtgtttaaaactataaagggaattagtccagtggatcgaaacGGATTtgaaaattagttcatcaagaacacggggacacagatggaaacttgttaagggtaaattttgcacaatagAAAGTCCAAACGAGCACCACAGAAACATGGACtacgtgaccaagtagtgtggtagacagtaagactttagggattttcataactcgacctgatgttattttggaggaattaagtggataggaggggcaagctttgttgggctgaatggccggttcttgtctagattgttctaagtAGAAACAGTACAATTCaatttatacagtataagtaaaaggcattcattcattttgttacaGACAAATGTGGGTACATGTATTGACGATGTACCCTAGACATACGACTTGCAAAAAAATCTCTCTTCATTCACCTTCTAAGGCCCAGATACACAATTCCATAAGAGGAGAAGAACTTGAGTGTGTGTAGtgtgagaaacaaatgccttaggctgggtttatacttcacgcaacgcgAGCTCCAGAGGAcgatacttgcgcgcgtactttacgtaaatctggaggtatccaccaggtggcagtgcgagatatcatcacggtgagaacaggttcggcttcactgtgttgtgaattgcctggaacacccgttaaattccgatgacaccttaccgcatttctctgaaaaggatgtttaatgattaaatccatcaatccagggatgtgtccattccagctagcattgggcatgaggcagaatcaaaccctggatggggcatcagctcatcgcaaggtgaacacaaggactacactggcatcattttagtgtcaccaaatctgcatgcctttggaaggaaaccggaggcCACTGTGGagacccagcaggaaaacatgtaaactccaggcagagaatatCAGCAACGCGACTCCCTGCACgacagcagagctaccactccgccaccgtgtcaccccatgtgtgtaattattaacagtattcattatttaaatgaaattaacgatttatctgtaaaatgtaacatacatactttaatgcatttcatcatgaaagcgatatcaagtataaatcaaaggattctaaatgtgcagagagttggaatatcatacattaaatgtgttctgtgtggcgatctattgctgtttgccgctgctgtcaggtcaggaggaagccccaggaaaaaaaaaaagacggcacagaagatggtatgtgagacttttaaaacgtatcgtgtcattacgatcgggaatatgtgacgcttcaatataaaagcaccatgaaggcatctatatgttggcattttgcttcaccacatcgaaccattcatcaaacatcgaagtgcgcaTATCGAACCTACTAGGATGTGcatagtggctttctgtcacatataaATAGTGAACAGAGCCTCTGACGTcaccgactttttgctggtactgcaactacCGCATGCATCACCTGCTCAGAGGActcgtcaaatgaatgctgggaacgtgtggcagccgtGATGTGTGCACATACGTGTTcggagcgtgaagtataaacgagcccttacagTTTCTCAGTTGGCTTCTTCCCAAATACATGCCAGATACCAGTGTCATCTTCGACAGAGAAAGGATGATTTCAGGATGCTGACCATAATGTGCTTTGCAGTCAAGGTTCTGGGTTCTTTTGTCCATTcgaatcttttctttttatttgccagtttcagagGACTTTTTGTTTGAAATTCTGCCTCTTGCACCAACATGCCAGTGAGTTTTCTCTGTTGCAGGCGACACTAgtatttaaagtttatttaagGAAAACCCCATCGGAGgacctgtggtgttatgggtccacagctcgttgagtaaaggccatatttaaataaataatcaccgagacggcttcgtgaggggggcgttgttgtagcgagccacGGGGCAGtcggcgatgtgggcgtttctcactgagtgcacaggtgaggaactgccctcattcgtgattgctcccgtggctaatgctacagctgtgatggcccctcacgttataaaaaagaagcgcaaATGGTTGAAGGGGGTGAAAAagcgatcggagagaaaaaggaaaggaaagaggacggaggttactgggagcagatgaggaggcaggtcggtgaaagagagagagagcgagcgagcgagcgagcgagcgagcgctcacgggcagctgcgagggcctggggtgttgggcctacacccaggcgtttgagttggatgtcgctcccgctgagtgattatgtagcgggagtgaccaagggaaggcgactggccgcagagaggccgcggaaaggcagtgGAAGTCGGGAGATTTGgttctggaatccccaacgtgggcgacctggccgttggttggaaaccaagttctccgagactgggatgagcgccataccgaagccagggatcgggaggtctccagtctcgatgtgtgttgtaggagggcagctgcatagAGAGTGTGACTcctctgttgcgaagcctggacagggagatgcaggggagtcacatgttaaaagaagcaccgagcttgtttgttgtttttaagactgcttcctgtaagaaacattttaccttgttttaaaggattgctttttttctattggttttaacctccacgttcttttattggattatttattgaatgaactgcgctatttattggaacactattttgtttttgattgtttctttttaataaaagcactgtttcacttttaaccgtccccttgctcagatgctcaattattgccttcactgactagctcactcggtttcattatcaacggtgttgggttcaagtgcttccaaaaatcagatgggagtgtggagccagaacccacatcgtcacaggacCTGTAAAGCATTTGTTTCTCACACTACACACGCTCAAGTCCTTATCCTCTTATGCACTTTTCCATTTGGCCCTTTCCCATATTTTCTATACTGTTCAGATCAAATTTGCCCCCTTCTCTTAAAACAGTCAGAcccctttgtatgaaatcttcagcttCTTGGAATTTTGTCATACAGAATAACTTTcattctgccaaaaaaaaaaaatgatgctccTTTAGAAATCtgtttcattttgattatttgtgaATCCAGAAATGAActttctttaataaccaactaGCATTTTATACACGACTAAATAAGAATAAGCTGAGGGAGTGTACTATTAGGACCAGTAGTGGCACCAGGATTTTATATTAGAGtgggcctaatgttatttttatgactgttcataaaaaaaatgagaactcCATTCATACTAATGCACATGGGTTTTATTACACGTCTAATTGGAATGTTTTTGCTAAGACTAATTTAAAACCACTTACAGATGGTGAAGATAAATTGACTGCCTACCTTTTGTTGATACGCAAGACAGAAGGATCCATCGCAAGGGCACAAACGGCCAAGTAACATTGTATAATTTTGACTAGTGTTATAAAACAGCAAACTTTCCGATTACTGTATTGCCATTCCTTGTAATTTGTGtactgtggttaaaaaaaataatcaatcagcagacagaaaaaaattTGGGGATGAATATATACTGAAAAGtcaggaaaagtaaaagaaacacgGTTAACAGAAGCGGAATTCACAACAGAACTAATAGGCTGTATGCTGGTCTTAAAtatggtggggaaaaaaaaaaggtggagTTAGGGTGGCCAGAACAGGAACTGCTGTGGCGGTAAGATGGATTCTGGGTACCAGAAATTACATCATCAGAGGTTGACCGAAGTTACGTCAGCAGCGGGTGGACCGATGGTGATGTCATCGGAAGGCAGGGTTCTTTGGCTcaactgcagaggaacaagaagagagaggatcaggtgagagcgCCAACCCCCTGGTCTATTTGAACCTGTAAAATGTCCCCCATACGCATGTGGTGGCTTGAAATTTTTACTGTCCTGTAATTTCCAATTTAGTAAACTCTCAATCAAACTTTCCAATATTCACAACCAAGCACTCGACTCATGGAAAATTGcacttaaatataattttttctccCCACAAAAATGAGCACTTATTTTCTGGAAACATCTTTAGTTATAAAAGAGTGCGCTGACCAGAAAATGCTTTATGTTTCTTATCATTTTAATGAcgcgtcttctcctagcctcataatgccATCCTGTAAGAAATGCCTCTCATCAGCGGTGATGACAAAGTGACTcggtcttcaggcagtgaaaccgaaagtgatgcccgtgtcacacatgtgcagtgtggAGTTCATATTCCTCATTATTATTTGTAGCACTATTAGAATTTGTACACTTCTGACTTTATACTTTTaacgttttgcacattttacagtagaaagatgagaataaaaattaattttctaagccAATGCTTTTTAggcctttatcttttcttttgagAAAAATTATAaagctaaggaggttaaagaaactgtgcacaattttaactaCCCGGTGTTACTTTTGCAAGGGAGCACAGCAGATAAGCAACGCCATAGACTG
Proteins encoded in this region:
- the LOC120536009 gene encoding transcription termination factor 1-like isoform X1, encoding MLLGRLCPCDGSFCLAYQQKPKERLNMSTDSDGKTTSGKKHKKKEFKNKAAQEMLEHEDDNVDYSPSGLIQSKKKLKKHKHALEEHAEESLFQDEMPENLQKVETCLDYDGAEACDPSNKLSRSKKRKKLKGAESEECSSTDIPLYDTQDEMWRTFALHTPIQKKKKKNTSPDVLEKEADDYLMTPLSHKKKKSVQKLAEESSLTDETSRKKLKSRAQDVALDVTYDTHLGPAFIIEKDESCSVSRFKEKKKRKASSELSLSFLEEKEADGPSFLNQVSKKKKASRESSESQPENEEPSTAGGLSNSENDDTVTVQKATNKREMTTMHTSKWKFIVQSSDEDTWDSEMGDCSPPYFKKTGRKAELHRSCNLARDTSMEEACEITPAQREQNQSPVLDKTKKKQGAAGLNSVVTPHKSVTPVPSEINYAETSRNKERLTSELNGSEVEFEPSSCGSIKKSRLSHKNVSGGNITENSEVLESTQNGETLTARKAKKTKAKRTSAVETESQGEFCMSDDSWNSSSFTSNQIQAENSKNEVQIYKGHPGHSASMSLIQALKASTPKRSKTSRTCHNKRHQQQIADTSNQNHEEPMFDNAADSSPLAGPVVNNKRKRRTKSKGDEDSSGIVKCQSGTQSIPAHSENKESSNEDMRPDDVIRQLEKFVPNVHKLSTGVIHRMAKNDLERFKQFHEKGIPIRSGKFSKEENERLQANVNEFMKITGISDAEKLFYPLRYPEEFTDIRKLKKEHNFIVSIGEGIPRSSQVIYDRGRKMFDSLSYKGKFTKQETDDLVRYHNLHGNNWSKIAPLIGRSEHSLNRKWSRIKKHRSGQWNYSERQCLIKAVKSQLTNKLNESSVEDKGQEQMASLKQNKLNSINREDLYRNISWENVASKVKTRTSLQCRNKWLSLLRFKMTKERDVCYGIRGVQARINIIQILYEKNLKDHSEINWEELADAIGDVPPSYVQNKFSRLKTTKVPDYSKKTFPEVINHLYAHTLPYLENKLQKLENRYGPKHQEQHKRTLSYTLCEIFPNSDDEDST
- the LOC120536009 gene encoding transcription termination factor 1-like isoform X2, with product MSTDSDGKTTSGKKHKKKEFKNKAAQEMLEHEDDNVDYSPSGLIQSKKKLKKHKHALEEHAEESLFQDEMPENLQKVETCLDYDGAEACDPSNKLSRSKKRKKLKGAESEECSSTDIPLYDTQDEMWRTFALHTPIQKKKKKNTSPDVLEKEADDYLMTPLSHKKKKSVQKLAEESSLTDETSRKKLKSRAQDVALDVTYDTHLGPAFIIEKDESCSVSRFKEKKKRKASSELSLSFLEEKEADGPSFLNQVSKKKKASRESSESQPENEEPSTAGGLSNSENDDTVTVQKATNKREMTTMHTSKWKFIVQSSDEDTWDSEMGDCSPPYFKKTGRKAELHRSCNLARDTSMEEACEITPAQREQNQSPVLDKTKKKQGAAGLNSVVTPHKSVTPVPSEINYAETSRNKERLTSELNGSEVEFEPSSCGSIKKSRLSHKNVSGGNITENSEVLESTQNGETLTARKAKKTKAKRTSAVETESQGEFCMSDDSWNSSSFTSNQIQAENSKNEVQIYKGHPGHSASMSLIQALKASTPKRSKTSRTCHNKRHQQQIADTSNQNHEEPMFDNAADSSPLAGPVVNNKRKRRTKSKGDEDSSGIVKCQSGTQSIPAHSENKESSNEDMRPDDVIRQLEKFVPNVHKLSTGVIHRMAKNDLERFKQFHEKGIPIRSGKFSKEENERLQANVNEFMKITGISDAEKLFYPLRYPEEFTDIRKLKKEHNFIVSIGEGIPRSSQVIYDRGRKMFDSLSYKGKFTKQETDDLVRYHNLHGNNWSKIAPLIGRSEHSLNRKWSRIKKHRSGQWNYSERQCLIKAVKSQLTNKLNESSVEDKGQEQMASLKQNKLNSINREDLYRNISWENVASKVKTRTSLQCRNKWLSLLRFKMTKERDVCYGIRGVQARINIIQILYEKNLKDHSEINWEELADAIGDVPPSYVQNKFSRLKTTKVPDYSKKTFPEVINHLYAHTLPYLENKLQKLENRYGPKHQEQHKRTLSYTLCEIFPNSDDEDST